The Lolium rigidum isolate FL_2022 chromosome 1, APGP_CSIRO_Lrig_0.1, whole genome shotgun sequence region GCGGAAGCCGATGATCAGCTTGGCGAAATTGCCACCATGGGTCATGACAAACACGTCCAACGGCGATCAGGGTCCGGTAGGAGGCCGGGGCGGAGGGCGACCTAGGGTCCTCGAGCGCGAGGAGGGCGCGCACGGCGGCAAGGAGGGGGCACCTCTGGTGGAGCGGAGGGGAGGAGCGGGGCGCGCCGTCCTTGCCGCCATCGCCGCTGCGGGAGGAGGGGAGGAACGGGGAGGAGGCTGAGGTGGCCGCCTCCGCGTCGCGCTTCGCAGGCGAGCTGGAGgtgcgggccgccgccgccgctaccgtGGCGTGCCGCAGCTCGGCCATGGCGGGGTCGGTGCGAGGAGTGTCTCGCCGTCGGTGGTAGTGGAAACCGTTTGGATCGTCAGAGTGACGTGTTTTTTTCGAGTGACGTGTTCGTTGGCCAAGACCAGGTTCTCTCTCGTTTCAAATGAAATCTCATCAAAATTTGAAGATTTCAGTACGTACTAGTAAAACATTTGTACTTTGGAGATTTCGTCAAGTCCATGAAAAAATTAGAATGGTCAGGTAATGTGTAACTATTAGCTTTCGTACGAAAAACATATCAATGTTCGAAGCATTATCTATTTGCAAATGGGATTGAACAGACCATACACAGCACACAGCGAAGCACATCTGGACGATAATAGCAGTGGAGATCAGCATTTTCGACAGCCATGTCATACGTACTCTGAACCATTCAAGTCTACATGTCACACTCCTAGAACTTCTGTGAACATTCCATCACAGCCAAAAAGATAAGGAGAAAGGGTAGTGAAAGTGCTAGTGGAAAAAGGTCCAAAACTATAATACACCTGAGAATTTGGGGGATCACAGTTAACAGCGGCTAACTAAGATCAGAACAACAGCTATGTTTTGCTTTCTTGCTACGAAGGCTGCAGTGCCTGATCCCATAGCTTTTTCCTCACGATCAGGAGTCTTTCATCATCACCAAACGAAAGGGCGTCTTCCTTTGGTTTCACCTCAGATGACCAGTCGTCCCATCTCAGCGCAGGTAGAAGCTTCTTGATGTAGTTAATGACAGCGGCATTGTCTCTGATAATGGCGTACCCATGAGGCCTCATGACGCGGTCCATCTCGATCAGCAGATCCTCCAGGCTACAGCCCTGATTCTCCATCTCAGAGAACAGCAGCCAGGCGTGAAGGAGGTCATAGGTGCGAGGGTACGTCGAGAATGATTCGCACCTTCAGTAAGAAAGAACCATAACAAGAAAAATCAAGTAGCAGTCAATTGTATGCAGTAGTAGGAGGAAGCATCAAGTATGCAAGTACACCGAACAATGCACAACTTCTTTCAGTGATTACCATGAATCCACAATGCtaggcatcatgtaaattatggaAGAAGTGCTTGCATAAATGAGAAGAAAACAGCAGAAACTGTTAGGCAGTACTGGAGCACCTGATGTGGACTGTGGAGATAGGCATCTAGTTTTTCATATTGGTGCAATTTTACTGTACAATTTATCTCCGACCATCAGTTAGCGGCAGGGTACTGTTTAAAAAAGCTAGGAGGAAAAATCTCCGGGGAGTGAACCCTGGTTTCAATCATGACGGCATGTTTGGAATGTGACAGGTGGGTAATTCAAAAAAAGCATGTGGTCGATAGCTGCCCATTTTATGAGTTGTCATGCAAAATGGTTGTTATGTGGCACAGAAGGGACAATTTTATAAGAATTTAAGCATGCATAGTCAACATTCAAACAATTTAATCTGAAATGAATAGATGAGAAGTAGGAGAGAAGATACTGCACAGGGATCTTACCAATTATGGACTGTGCCTATTAACCCACGATCATATATGATTTTCAGTTTTCCAGATTCCGTTGAAGGGACAACATTCATTACCCAGACGTCCTTTTTCCTCAGTGATGCTGCAAATCCGCCAAGGTTAGCATTCATATCCATAACATTTCGAAAGGAATCTTTCCTTATCTCAGATTTCATAAGTTTCCAATACTGAGCAACTCTAGAATGCCAAATTTCCTGCAAACAGTATTCCATGGTTAGACACTAGAGATCGTGATCAAAAAGGGTGTGGATTCGTATCACAAAATCCGCCATCGAAGTACTCACATTGTCGTCAGAAAAATTCTTCGAACTGATTCCAATCTCTTCCAGACGAGGGGGTGGTGCTGTGAGCCTTTGTGGCCAGGGAAGCAGATCACTTCCTTTAACCTTGTGTACTCCTGGTTAAATAAAATAACATTACAGCATCAGGATACAGGTATGCTAGGAGTATTTATGGAAAAACTACAAGTGAAGTTGAAAATTACTTCACAGAAACTTGTATTGAGAAATTCATAGTTACAGCAACAGGTAAACATACATACATGAAGAGATGCACTCAACCAAATACGACAATATCCTACTGCAGTTTAAAACTAAAAATGTTAATTGCAGAACGCTTGCATATCTAAAGAAATACGAAACCAATCACAGCAATATTCTTCTACAGATTTAAACCAGATGAAATGCAGGTAACAAATGATGGTGGAGGCCATGGCCAGCAAAACAACAGTAGAGGGTAACATGTGGAGGCCTAGGGTGTCAAGTGGGGTGAAATTGCAGAAGAATGGCGTGGATGATGTCTTAATGGCAAGTGATAGAGCGTGGTTTCATCCAATTAGTGGGCGATAAGGTGGACGAATCCTTACAGGGTTGGCATGGGGTAATCCCTTCAGGTAAGGGGTTGACCAAAGTACCCTTCTAATGTTATGGCTAACCAATGCTACAAAGGATATGGCTAATGTTTATAATCTTGACCCTTGATCTGCTCTAACATGTGTGAACTTTTGCCAGGACTGGGTGAGTATATTTGAAGCAAAACACTAACACTAGAAGAAAGCAAGAGACAGTATAATATACTATGACAGTAAATAGTAATATAATCTTGAGGCAAAAACGGGGAAGTGAGCTTACTGTTGGAGTAGGGAGTGATGCATGCTTTCATGAGGACATTCCAAGCAGCATCTGGGTCATCATCCTGGCCACACATGGGAGGAAGTGCTCCAGGCTCTCTCTTCACATAACACCAGTTCGTCAATGGTTTGACCCATATCACCGTCTGGCCCTTCCTCGAAGCAATCCTCCAACACATCCTCCGAGCGAGGCTGCTCATCTGCTTCCATATCTTCCTGTTAGCCGGGTCAGAAGCATAGGCCTCCGGCGACGAGTACACGAAGTACCCTCCAGGCCTCAACACCCTGTCCACCTCCAGCAGCAAGATCCCGTCCCTCTGCACCCAGTCGATCCGGCAGCGGGAGCAATGCGCCAGCTCGAACGCGCGGCTCGGGTACGGCAGCCTCCTTGTGCCCAGCACGCCGAGGGTCGACGGTATCCCCCTCTCGAGCGCAAACTGGATCTGGTTCTCGTGCACGTCGTTGGGCGCGACCGACACCGCGATTACGTCCAGCGGGAGCAGGTACGCCCCGAAGCTGGCCACCCCACAGCCGACGTCGAGCACCGTCCTGATGCTGCCTCCGTTGCTCAGCTTGCCGTTCGGGAACTCCAGCATCTGGCGTAGGCAAGTGGGCATTGGCGTTCGTTAACTAGCTTTCGAAAGGTACCCGAAAGGTGGTGGAGTAGGAGGTTTCGGACCTGCGCGAGGTGCACGATGTACTTGTCGGCGCCGGTGTGGAAGTGGGTGCCTCCGCCGGGGAAGTTGATCTTGTCGCCGTGAACCACCATCCACCGTTGGTCCGACTTCTCGGCGGCGAGGTGCGTGTGCGGTATGTTTGCCTTCCACACCGCGTCCCGGCTCCTGGGCCACCTGATTGGCACCTAATTAAGGATCGCATCGGCATGAGCGAAAACAAACGAGAAACGATATACAGCAACAAGTAATCTGCAACGCAGCATACACAGGATGGATGGCTATGTGATGGATCGATGGTCTGTCTCACCAGGTAGCCGGCGGGTGGGGGGACGAGGCAGTTGAGGCGGCGGGGCGCGGGCGGGCAGTGGCGCTCGTAGTGCTCCATGAGGGAGAGGTTGAGCCTGAGGCGGAGCTGGTGGTGCAGGCCCCGGTCCAGGCACGGGATCAGCTCCGAGTGCACCACGTCGCACACCTGCGCGCGCACACAGCATATACCCGAGTCAGTCAGCGAATCGAGCCGTCCACCCCGCCATTAGCACGAGCGGGAAGAGGCTGGGTGTGCGGACCGGGAGGGAGGAGAGCGCGAGGTCGGCGGGGACTGGTGGCCCGGGCCTGCGGGACTGGTCGTAGAGGGGGggcagggtggcggcggcggagggtgggccCGAAGGCGGCGCCGTAGAAGAGGCAGAGGAGCGCGAGCGCGAGGACGGCCCCGGGCCCCCGGCAAGGGCGCACGCGAAGGCCCGGCGGCGGCCCGGCGCGCCTCCCCATCCTCGGTTGCTCTGCCGCGgcggcgtcgacggcggcggcggcttcatcGTCGTGCCGCTGTTCCGCTACTTCGCGCCGCGGAGAGGCCGAGGCAGTGCGTGACGGCGCGTGGGCGTAGCGGCGGGATGGGTCATGCCGTCATGGATGGGCGGGGCTGGAGGAGGCGGAAGGCGGAAAGGGAGCGGCGCGGGAGTGCACTGCGGCCGCACGGGCACGGAGGCGGAGACCGAGAGTGGACCGCGGTCGGTCGGTCGGTCGGTCTGGGGACGGGGCCGACCGCACCACGAACGAGCCCACCAGCAACTGGGTCGCGACGGTCCAGGAGCAGCTGAGGGCCTCTTTGGATTCAACAAATTCATCTACAAAAATATCATTTGCTAAAAAAAAGTCTAGTACTCTctcgtccataaatagatgtcttatatttgtctaaatttggatgtatttatacactaactagtgtctatatacatccaaaatttgatgaatctaATACATCTATTTATGAATGGACCGCTGATGGACCGCAGAGAGACTGGCCCGACGAGGACTGCAACACCACCCCAGGTGCTTGCTGTGCGGCCAGCTGCCGGAGACGATGCATCACCTCATCCTCGCTTGCCCCTTCTCCAGGCAGGTTTGGCACGAGGTGTTGGCACCCTTGCGCATGACTTGCCAACCACCAACTGACGCCGACGCAACCCTGGACGATTGGTGGCGCAAAGCGAGGCAGCAAACCCCCAAGGTCCTACGCAAAGGCCTGGACTCCATCACCCTACTCATGCCATGGCTCATATGGAAACACCGCAATGCTTGCGTTTTCAACAGGAGCCGGCAATCGATCTTTGGATGACATCATGGAGGAGGCAGCGTAGTGGGCTAGAGCTGGGGCCAAGGGTTTAAGGGTAGTGCTACCAACAACTTGGGACGTGCACtgatttattttcctttttatttctccTCCTTTCAATGTAATGAAACGCAtaagtcttttgcgttttcttAAAAAAATGGTTCGAAAAAAGAGTACAAAGGTTCTCTGGATAATATGATTGAGCTCATCGGGATTTGTATTTGATCCATTTCAATACCCTCTATCTATTCTATAAGAATCTTAATGTGAGTTTAAACCTCATTATATTATTCATTTGCGAAATACAAATTTCAGAACGGCTGTAGTATTTCTCTTCACTATCTCTCTCCCTCCCTTCGGTCATGCAAAACAACTTTGTTTGTTTGCATCCGAAGACATTAGTTGCAAAATTCATATGCTTTAAACCCACATTCGAGTTTGCAACACCATTTTTTTCAATTATCTATTTTTTCTTATTCCAACATTTTAAAAATATTGTAACCCAAAAATACTACTGGTTCTTAGCATATGCACAGCTCTACATGCATTCTAGATTCAACTTCATCAATTAAAGACAGACCGCAATGCAAATTAATATATTGCACACATGCAAACGAAACTATTACACCCCATTATACAACCTTCTGTTCTGGTTACAAAATCTTCACCAGATTTTACAATACTTGAAACActgcaccagcagcacaagccccgGAGACGACGCATCTCGAAGTTCTGCCGGAGCCCTCCCTTGCACCGGAACAAGCAGAATCTGCATtcacataaggcaaaattcagaccctATCCCTTGGACTAAACCACTCGGCTATTGTAACTTAACAAACACAATCCAAAGTCGTTTTTTTATCGACTCACACATACAGTTAGCATTTTGGAGCTTACGTTAAAGAAACCACAAACTTGATCTGTCGTGACATAGTCATAGTTACACAACTTCCAAAACTATTCCTAAACCAGAGTCGTCATAGACAGCTCCATGGCCGAATCACACTTTAGCCACGGCTCTATATGGCCACTGTGCATGCCATTTAGACGAGACAATGTGATACTCACCTGAACCACCGAGACATAGAGGAAGAAGGCCACCACCACTACCTCCTGTGGCTAGCTCCAGCCCTGCTTCTCCATCATGCTAATAGAGTGTGCAGGCTTAATTGCTGCCAGAAACACATTGTTCAGAAACTGTCAAGTTTCAGTGTTCACATTCTAGATTGATTAGGCTGGGACAGCAGCCACATGACCGATATGGGTTACACTAGACAGACCGAAGACATGCGTAGAGCTCATGAAAGCAAGAACAATGCAGAGACAATTCATGGGCACGGACATGTGAGTCGCCAACTGTAGATTAGCTATGACGCCTTGTAGCCTTGTAGGCAAGGCAATGCCATCCGCGCCAAGTCCATGCTGCCGGAATGACACAAAAAACTTGGAGCTCCGAGGATGGGAGTGCTGATCCGGAAATGGCTCCATCGAATCTGTGCAAACAGGACAAGGGATTAATATTCAGACAATGTAGGAGAATTTTCAGCTCATTCAAGAGTTCAAATTTACAAGCAAAATGGAACAGACTATAGAGGCTGAGTAGTACATGGGAGTATTACAGGCAGAAGCTAAATAGCATTTGTCCCGCTGGAAATAATATTGAGCTGAACTGAATTTGAGATATGTAACTGAATTTTATTAATTTCACAGTGTTTTTGCAATGCAAGTTGGAATACACAGCCAGGCAGAGGCATTTGGACATAAATAAATGAGTCTAACAAGTGACAAAGTTCTAACCCAGGTCAATCTAAAAAAAATAACAGAAGGAAAAAAATTGAATCATGGGTCTCAGCAGCCACTGTCAACAAACTGTGTGTCGGTGTGTGCTCTCCACCGTCTGACAGAGATATGACTCCAAAAGGAAAAAATCTTCAGGGCGACAATCTGTGTCTGACAGAGATTTTTCTTTTTGGACTTTGAGTCATCTTTACATCTATAATTTTTTCTCCGTTGTTATTTCCAAAACAAAAATCTTAGGGCCGATAAGGGGGCCATATTCATATAAGAATTTTCATCACAGATTTTAGACAATAATTTGAGCTAAATGGAACAAATTATCGAGGGCTACATAGTATCAACAATATTACAAGCAGAAACAGAGTAGCATATGTCCCACTGATAATATTGAATTATTGATCTCaactgaatttgaaacaagtaacTGCAAGTACACACTTTTACTCGTTTAGCACTGTATCTAacaatgcaagttggaacacaaaGCCATATGGAGACATGTAAGTATACGAAAATAACTCCTGGAAAACTCAGACCATGCAAAAGTGGCAGCTCCATGTGGCAggaccttgcccttgaagaaaaaCAATTCATGGTTAGTACAATACACATATATAGACagaaacaagattgaggaaagaaACAAGATGCAGACAGATAAACAGCTACGATGGCTATTCAAGATAAAAGTGCAATGATATAAAAAAAAACACCAAAATGAGCATCAGATTcttctactccctctgatccatattatttgatgctaatatagatgcatctagacacattttagttgtagatacatccattttagcattaagtaatatgaatcggagggagtagaatgAATCGGCACGTGGGTAGCTACTGACACTGAGATGAAAGGTTGCAAAATAGCCATAAATATCGTGTCGGAAACAAGTACTATGCACACTACCAAATTGTTTCATGTGAATAGCAAGGACCATGGCACAATATCTACAGCCAGTAAAACTAGCATAGTGATTCAACAATGCTCGTTTTGAGATTGGTCTCACACAGCTTGAACTAGAACGAGTTGATTATTCACCACATTGGGAACAAACAAAAACATCCCAAAGAGAAACAAAGCGAGAAAAAAGACTTGTACAGACCCAAACTTTAAGACAGATTTCTTTTTGAAACAATAACAGATCAAGATTCTATACGGACTGACATTACTAACAAGCACAAATAAGGATCTAGTCAAGACCAAATTCTGCGGGTTAATATGGTAGATGCACCAAACAAATAATTTCATGCACATTAAACATGTATCAGACGTTCAAATCGTCTTTCAGAAGCTAGAGGAAGCTTACCATTGTTGAGTTGATGCTTATAAGCAAGGTAGAACTGATACATGTCTCAGTTGTCCCTAGGTAAGTCCAGCTTAAGTACTACACCTAATGGTTCCATCTTGTCTGTCATCTAGTCGGtctccttgcccttgaagaataacAATTCAGGGTTAGTACGACACACCCTGTTCTTATATATCTTATAACAATAATTAGCACAGAGGTCAAAAAGAACTAAACAAGATCTGCTCTAAATCACACAAACCACATAAACTAGCTTTGCTTCGCTGAGCAACACCACTAAATTTGAACGGGCAACATTACCAAATTTTTACTAGTGCCAGACTAAAGTAATTTAATGGCTGCTGTCATTGAATCTTAGTTTGGCAAAGACGGAGAATTTCAGCCCTTAAAATGGATGCACCGGAGAATCTAAAAGATAAGAATCTCTTCTTGTTAACAGAAAATTGCACATCAAAATCACATAAACACTACCATAACTGGTGTGATGTACAACACAAATAAGCTGGATTAAGCTATTGAGTTGGATATATCCAGCACCATGCACAACACATATACATAATGGGAATTGGCAAAAACAGAAAAATGTCATCTAGGAAATGATATACAAGCAATTGGCAACGGAAACATCTTTCAAATGGTGCAACAGGGAAAGAACAACCAGCGAAACAAAATCACCAGCAGCACAAAACAGTACCAGAAAATCTCCACATATAATTAATTCAAAGACTTCATGGCCAGATGCTGGACATCGACTCAAGGAATCACCTGAAAGAATTGTAGCCAAAACCGAGATAGCGCCACCACCGCGGTTGCGGCGTGGTGAACTCTCCGCCACGGCCTTGGCAGCGGCAGACACACGGCATACTTTTATGCACCTCACATATTAGAAGATGGCATATTAGAAAAGAAACGAGTGCAATTAAGCTGCTATGGAAAAATACACACATTATCAATGAGATGAGCAGATGAAAGCCTTTGGTGTCCATACCTCTGACACCTAGATCTCTTCATACTTGCAGGCAACGGGCATCGCTGCGACCCTTGCGAGTTGCAGCTGCCATCAAAAAACCTGCCGATTGTGTATATATTAGGTAAGATTTTatctaaataataataataaaccaCTACAAATATAATATAGACTAGAGCGCAATAACACTACTGCCTTTTCCAGCTAGCAGTAGCTGGTCTCTAATATCCTAGTGCCCATGGTGGACATTGCAGACACAACTAGCAGATAAATGCAGACCCTAAAGTGAACAAATAAAGAGAACTTATAATCGTGGGGCAAGAATACTACTGCTGTCGAAGAATTCTGAACAAATTAATTACTTAATAAAGCTCTACACTTTCCCAATTGAAATGAAATAGCAATCAGAAAAATTGATCTCAAGTATTGATTCGGTCAGATTCATATAAACATGTAGCATTTCGAACTTGTTCTATTATTGTACAATCAAGAGCAAATGGGCAGCAATTGCATCTTGACAGGTCGGACCAGCTAATTCTGCACAACAAGAATCAATGTTTTAGAGCAAGCCTAAACTAAAGCGTATGGTGTGATATAGCCCACACGGAATTAGACACCTAAAAATCTGAACTTGTTAGCACGCACAGGAGTGCAAATTCAGAATAGGAATGCCAGCTCTTGGTAGACCCACAACGCACTGAACCAGGAACCAGAAGTGAGGAAACAGGAATCCTCACCTGCAGGGCAGGGAAAGCTGGCCGGTGTACGCGAGCTCGTCGCCGGCgaggtcgccggcggcgatgTGGAACCAGAAGGGCCCAGAACTGGTGGCCGGTGAGCAGCAGCACGCCGCAGTCCCCTGGCCGCCATCTCTTCTCGCTGGTCGGATATCACATGTTTCGTTGCCGGCGGAGGAAACGAGGATGGCGCGCGGTGGGCGACGGATCTCCGTGGCACGCGTCGTCGCCGACGCCCGCGTCCTGGTTGCCGGCGTTCAGCAGCAGCCGCCCCGGCCACGCGCGCGGGGCGACGGCAAGGCGAGATCGAAGGAGCCGCTCGCGTCGATGCACGCACGCGCGAGTGCGCGCTCCGGCGAGCAAACCCGGCGACCATGGCGCCGCCTCTGTCGTCGCGGGAGAGGAAAGAATGGGGAGTGGGAGGAGAAATTTGCGTGGTTATTAGGGATTCGGGCGAGAGAACGGGCCGCTGGGCTGTTGGGCCAGTTGGACTCCGTCTCCCCTCAAGGCCTCAAGGCCTCAAGGCGAGAGAGTAGATAGGAATTTGGACAGAGTTTTCGCTGCCAAAATTCTCCCGCGCAACTACACGTGAATAAGCATTATTAGGGAGATAAAATAACTACACTCTAGCACGTGCATTTCAGCAATATTATACTTGTGTTAAGGTTTAGTAAGTTTTACTGTTGCCGCCCGCTACTAAGCCAAGCCAATCAGTGAGTGCTTAAATATCTTCTTATTCTTAATCATAAGGCGTGATTTGCTCGAGTGTGCCTATATAGCACTCGAAAAGTATTTTATATATTTCTTTTTTTCCTCTTTCGTGTGAATGTTAATGTATACCACAGCCTTTTGAGTTCATTTTGTGCCTCTCTTACTGGCCAATTTCTTGAGACATCTTGTGAGGAAGGTTTGTTTTCATGATCCAAAGCCAATCCTGCTCTGCATGTTGGAGACATGTTTATTTGTCCAGCAAGCGCTCCGGTCAACAGGTTCGGAATAAAGACCCAATGATGAAGAACACAAAGTTTATTATCGATGTGATCAATACGACACTTCAAGACTAGAAGATGGACTCGACATGCTCATAGATGCAACCGACGAGGTTTAGGGATGGGATCTAGGGTTTATGGCTATGGAGCTCTACAACGTCGACTTGGTGTAGAAGGGTTCAACCTTCTCTTTTGTATGAATGGCTTATGTACTATATAATCGTCGGCATTATGATGTTCCCTATATTAATATCCTTCGCTAAGTCACGAGGGTTCCGATTTGCCAACCTCGACCATAATATGCCCAACAAAGTAGATATCGGCAGAGCACCAAGATCCAAAAAGTAGAAGTATGAGAAACCATAACTCCAATGGAGCTTTCCATTTCCTCGAGGAGCGCCTCAACCGGAGAACATATTCACAGATTCCGGCTCACCAAAACAGAAATTCATGGAGAAATCTCCGAACACCTGGAATTATAGCACTCCTCTACTACGATGGGGTGACACACGAAATGACAGACAATAGCTAGTTGATATTTCATGCATAAAATGAAACAAGTGCAACCCAAAACAATCCCCTCTAGCCCCGAAAATAGGCGGGAAACGTCAAAAGACTTTTCCATAATAGTGTGCCTAAGGTCACATGTTGcaagatatttttatttttctttta contains the following coding sequences:
- the LOC124662250 gene encoding probable methyltransferase PMT9 yields the protein MKPPPPSTPPRQSNRGWGGAPGRRRAFACALAGGPGPSSRSRSSASSTAPPSGPPSAAATLPPLYDQSRRPGPPVPADLALSSLPVCDVVHSELIPCLDRGLHHQLRLRLNLSLMEHYERHCPPAPRRLNCLVPPPAGYLVPIRWPRSRDAVWKANIPHTHLAAEKSDQRWMVVHGDKINFPGGGTHFHTGADKYIVHLAQMLEFPNGKLSNGGSIRTVLDVGCGVASFGAYLLPLDVIAVSVAPNDVHENQIQFALERGIPSTLGVLGTRRLPYPSRAFELAHCSRCRIDWVQRDGILLLEVDRVLRPGGYFVYSSPEAYASDPANRKIWKQMSSLARRMCWRIASRKGQTVIWVKPLTNWCYVKREPGALPPMCGQDDDPDAAWNVLMKACITPYSNRVHKVKGSDLLPWPQRLTAPPPRLEEIGISSKNFSDDNEIWHSRVAQYWKLMKSEIRKDSFRNVMDMNANLGGFAASLRKKDVWVMNVVPSTESGKLKIIYDRGLIGTVHNWCESFSTYPRTYDLLHAWLLFSEMENQGCSLEDLLIEMDRVMRPHGYAIIRDSAAVINYIKKLLPALRWDDWSSEVKPKEDALSSGDDERVLIVRKKLWDQALLPS